In a genomic window of Feifania hominis:
- a CDS encoding helix-turn-helix domain-containing protein: MEEVSKRLRDLREDGDYTQSQIAEVLKIQRQMYRRYESGETDLPIRHLKTLCLFYHVSSDYLIGLSDDHSEVYK, from the coding sequence ATGGAGGAAGTGTCAAAACGACTGCGCGATCTTCGCGAAGACGGGGATTATACGCAGAGTCAGATTGCGGAAGTTCTGAAGATACAGCGCCAGATGTACCGGCGATATGAGTCGGGAGAGACTGATCTGCCGATTCGGCATCTCAAGACGCTGTGTCTGTTTTACCATGTATCCAGTGACTACTTGATTGGGTTGAGCGACGACCACTCCGAGGTGTATAAGTAG
- the msrA gene encoding peptide-methionine (S)-S-oxide reductase MsrA encodes MTHKTLCLAGGCFWGVERFVQALPGILYTQAGYANGRTEWPTYEQVCSGETGHAEAVLVRFDAQTLTLKTLVELFFTIIDPTLRDRQGNDCGSQYRSGVYYADPGDLPVIEAVFARVRAQYERPLCTELAPLTHFWPAEEYHQSYLQKNPGGYCHIPPGRFQQAWRMLVDPALYPMPPLELLRETMDPLAFRVAFESETEPAYSNVYWDRFEPGLYVDVASGEPLFSSADKFRSPCGWPAFSKPIDPAVISEHRDTSFGMERVEVRARVSGIHLGHVFEDGPAQRGGRRYCINGVCLRFVPLAQMEREGYGGLIGEVE; translated from the coding sequence ATGACGCATAAGACACTCTGTCTTGCCGGGGGCTGCTTTTGGGGTGTGGAGCGCTTTGTTCAGGCTCTGCCCGGCATCCTGTACACCCAGGCAGGCTATGCAAACGGCCGGACCGAATGGCCCACTTACGAGCAGGTCTGCTCAGGGGAGACGGGCCATGCAGAGGCGGTTCTGGTTCGCTTTGACGCACAGACCCTCACTCTCAAAACTCTCGTCGAACTCTTTTTCACCATCATTGATCCGACTCTTCGCGACCGTCAGGGCAATGACTGCGGCTCTCAGTACCGCAGCGGCGTCTACTATGCCGATCCGGGTGATCTGCCGGTCATTGAGGCCGTGTTCGCGCGCGTACGGGCGCAGTATGAACGGCCTCTGTGTACGGAGCTTGCACCTCTGACACATTTCTGGCCCGCTGAAGAGTACCACCAAAGCTATCTGCAAAAGAATCCCGGCGGCTACTGCCACATTCCACCCGGGCGCTTCCAGCAGGCGTGGAGGATGCTGGTCGACCCTGCTCTCTACCCCATGCCGCCGCTGGAGCTTCTGCGCGAGACCATGGACCCGCTGGCCTTTCGCGTCGCCTTTGAGAGCGAAACAGAGCCGGCCTACTCCAATGTGTACTGGGACCGGTTCGAGCCCGGCCTCTATGTCGATGTTGCATCGGGCGAGCCGCTGTTTTCCTCGGCAGATAAGTTTCGCTCCCCCTGCGGCTGGCCGGCCTTTTCAAAGCCCATCGATCCGGCGGTCATCAGCGAGCACCGCGACACGAGTTTTGGCATGGAGCGCGTGGAGGTACGCGCGCGGGTCTCGGGCATTCATCTGGGCCATGTCTTTGAAGACGGGCCCGCACAGCGCGGCGGTCGGCGCTACTGCATCAACGGGGTATGCCTTCGCTTCGTCCCTCTCGCACAGATGGAACGCGAGGGATACGGCGGTCTCATTGGCGAAGTGGAATAG